DNA sequence from the Marinilongibacter aquaticus genome:
AAAATATTGATTCACAAGGATTAAGAATATAATTCTTAACGAATATTTCATATCCAAAAGGAAGAGTGTAATTTTGCAACCGATTTTTCCGGCGGCCTATAAAAAGCCTGAAAATCAAGGCGATATCATTATTCAATAACAAAACCGTTTCATCATGTCTGCAGTACAGCAAGTAGCTGACCGAATTCAAGCTTTAGAGCCATCGGCCACTTTGGCTATGTCTCAGAAATCACGCGAGTTGCGTGAGCAAGGCTTTGACATTATCAATCTTTCGATTGGCGAACCTGATTTTAAAACACCGAAACACATTTGCGAAGAAGCCAAAAAGGCGATCGACGCAGGGTTTCACTCGTATACGCCAGTTCCGGGTATTCCAGAATTGCGAAAGGCCATTGCAGACAAATTCAAGCGTGAGAACAATATCGACTGGAAACCTGAGAACATAATCGTATCTACAGGTGCCAAACATTCATTGGCCAATGCCCTTCAGGTAATGGTAAACCCTGGCGACGAAGTGATCATTTTCGCTCCGTATTGGGTAAGCTATTCTGAAATGGTAAAATTGGCCGAAGGCAAGCCTGTCATTTTGGAAGGCTCTTTCGAGAATGGCTTCAAAGTAACGGCCGAGCAATTGGAAAACGCCATTACAGACAAAACCAAAGTCGTGATGTTCTCTTCGCCTTCAAATCCAACAGGTGCGGTTTTCAGCAAAGCCGAGCTAACGGAAATCGCCAAGGTGATCGAAAAACACGAAAACATTTTTGTGTTGGCCGATGAAATCTATGAGTACATCAACTTCATGGAAGAAGGTCATTTCTCAATCGGTTCGATTCCAGCAATCAAAGACCGTGTAATCACCGTAAACGGCATGGCCAAAGGTTTTGCCATGACAGGCTGGAGAATCGGCTATATCGGAGCTGCCGAGTGGATTGTAAAAGGAATAAACAAATTGCAAGGCCAGGTGACTTCGGGCACCAACCACATTGCACAAAGAGCTTCTGTGGTAGCTTGGGACGACATGACAGCCGCCGAAACAATGAAAAGAGCCTATCTCGTGCGTCGCGAACTGGTGGTGAAAGGCCTACGTGACATCCCTGGATTTAAGGTAAATGTACCCGACGGTGCATTTTATGCTTTCCCAGAAATCAGCTCATTCTTTGGTAAATCTGACGGAGAAACCGCAATAAACAACAGCGACGACTTCAGCATGTTCTTGTTGCTGAAAGCCCATGTGGCCACCGTAGCCGGTTCGGGTTTCGGAGCACCAAACTGTATTCGTATTTCAACTGCGGCTTCTGACGAAGCCCTTGAAGAGGCAATCGCCCGTATCAAAGCGGCCGTGGCCACTTTGAAATAAATATTCAAAACCATATGAATCAATGATGCAGGTGACCTTTGGTCGCCTGTTTTCATTTTAAGGAAACTTTCGTCGGGCAATGATCGTCTATCTATTACAATACGCTAGACACAAATGAAAGAAAAGCAAAAAATTACAATAGATGTGGTTTCCGATGTAGCTTGCCCTTGGTGCTTCGTGGGGAAAAAGAACCTCGAGAAAGCTATCTCAGCCAATACAGACACCGATTTCCAGGTGAACTGGCACCCTTTTCAGTTGGATCCCACTTTGCCCGAATCTGGGCAAGACCGCGACGAATACATGGCCAATAAGTTTGGCAGTGTAGAACGTTTCGAAATGATGACCGAAAACTTGGTGGAAAAAGGAAATGGAGCGGGCATTCAGTTCGATTTCGGAGCAATGAAAACCATTCCGAATACGCTGAAAATGCACAAACTTTTACACGAAGCCAGCAAAGCAGGCTTTGCCACCGAACTCAAAGAAGCCCTTTTCGAAGCGTATTTTGAAAAAGGCTTGGATATGAGCAACCCTGAAACTTTGGTTGAAATTATGACCCAGTTCGGCTGGGAAAAAGCACAAACTGAAAGTGTGCTCGACAACCAAGAAATCACGTATTGGGTGAGCCAAGAAATGCGTAATTACCAAAACATGGGCGTAAGAGCCGTGCCTTTCTTTATCATCAACAACAAATACGGGCTTAGCGGAGCCCAACCCGCAGAAGTTTTCGCCCAAGCTTTCTCGCAAATTGAAGAAGAGAGTCTGCAACAAAAAGGCGAAGCTTGCGATATTAATGACCCCAATTGTTAGAATTCTTGATTAAATTAGGGCAAAAACACAAATTGAAATCAACGGCTCTTGTTTTTGCACTCTTGTGCTTTCTTTCGTCGTGTACGCTACAGCGAAAGAAAGTACTCATGAAAGTGGACAACCATCTTTCGGGATATTTATTCTTTGAACCATCGAGCGGCGACACTCTGCTGGCACACAATGCCAACACATATTTCACGCCCGCCAGCACCACCAAAATCTTCACTTTATTCTGTAGCTTACAAACCATCGGTGATTCCATTCCGGCATTGGTCTATCGCGAAAACCTCGATCGAATTTGGTTTTGGGGCACAGGAGACCCAAGCTTGCTCCGCTCAGATTTTCCGCAAAGTCAGAAAACAATCGATTTCTTAAAAAGTAAAACACACAAAGAACTTGTATTCTCTTCGGCAAATTTCACCCACAAAACCTATGGACAAGGCTGGATGTGGGATGATTTCAACGACGACTATCAAACCGAGATTTCCTCCTTCCCGCTGTATGGCAACCTTTTACACTATACAAACGGAGACGTGCTCCCAGCCATTTTTGCCGATAGCCTCAATTTTTCACCCGAAACAGGCCGTACGATTCATAGAAGTCGTTGGCAAAATACCTTTGCCGTACCACAAGCCGCAAAAACACAAAACCTGCCTTTTATCTGCTCTCCCGAAACCCAAATGGCCATCTTGGGCCAAGTGTTGAACAAGAAAATAACACAAAGCCAAGTAACCCTAGCTGACGAAAGGCAGGTAATATACAGCACACCACGCGACAGTGTGCTGCAGCACATGATGTACGTCAGCGACAACATGCTGGCCGAACAATTGATGCTAGTCAATGCGGGAATTTTGACCGACACTTTGGATGTGCAATTGGGCATTGCAAAAATATTGGCCGGCCCATTGAAAGACTTGCCTCAAAAGCCCCGCTGGGTTGACGGCTCTGGGCTGTCGCGGTACAATTTGATCTCTCCTGCCGACTTGGTGTATGTATTGCAGAAAATTGAAGCAAGCGAAGGCCAAGAAAAACTGAACACCTATTTTGCGAGCAATGGACTTCAAGGCACACTGAAAAGTTTTGCAGCAGACGAAAAACCATTCATTCTCGGTAAATCGGGCTCTATGAGTGGGGTTTATAATTTGGCGGGATTCTTGAAAACAGATTCGGGGAAAACGCTCATTTTTGCTGTGATGAACAACAACTTCACACAGTCTGTTCAGGCTGTTCGGAAAGACGTAGAACGCTTTCTAATCGAAGTGAAGAAACAGTATTGACGGTTCAATTCAAGCTTGGAAAAGCCGTTTTGCTTCGAAACTCTTTGAGCTTCCGCAAGATCGTATACGTAAGGTCGTAATCAGTGGCTTCGAGAATAAAGTCGTCGCTCAGTTTACAGAATTTCATAAACTGGTTCAATTCAGGGTCTTTCAGACCCGTGATATTGGCCACTTTATTTTTATTGAAACGCAATTCTGTATAGAATTTTTTCAGATCCTGATATTCCAAATCCGCGACCTTTCGGCGATTCTTGCCCTCTTTGCTCCAAAGTTCGTACAAAGCATCGATCGAAATGCCGGCTCCACCGCCCAAACCACCGGCGGCCGTTGGCCGAACGATATTCCGTTTGATTCCCAATTTCATGGTGGCCCCATTCTCTGGATTATCCAAAAACGCCTTTATCTCTTTCTCCAGCGTTTGGCTTCGCTTGTCTTTTACAATGATCTCATCCAGAGAAATCGCCGATTCTTTCAAATTCGTAATGAAATCCCCCAAGGCCTTTGTCCAATAAAACTTTTCGGTGGCAAAGCCCAGGGCATCAATTTTTAGGGAATCGCCTACAGCCGCACGGGTATAAAAATCGCCTTCGTCGTTTGTTACCACCACGCGGCCCGACCGCAAGTTGGTGACAGTAACCCCTTCCACAGGCTGCCCATTCTTGTATTTCTGCACATGGCCAAATACAGACCACTCCTTTTGTGCCATAGCCAAGTGGCTCAAACACAAGAATAAAATGAAAGCCGAGAGTTTATTTAACAATGTTTTTGGCGTCAATTATTTGTCCATTCCATACAAGGTATTTCAAATCCTTGTCTTTTACCAATGCGAAATTAGCCTTTTTCTCAAATTCAAGTTTATAAACCGACAAGTCTTCCCACAAATCAGAAGTTAAAATTTCCAAAAAGTTGTTCAAGGGCTCCACTTTCAGGCCGGTACCGTCAAATTCTTCGATTCCGTAAAAGGTCGACAAATCGCCAATTTCTTCCACCACACTTTCGAGTGTAAACGCCTTGCCATCTGGCGAATTCGCTTCATAAAGGTTTATGCCAATATCCACAGGATTCCCGGCAAACTCCACATCTCGAATTTTGAGATCGAACAAGCATTTGTGGTTTATAGGAATCCTCTCATATTCTTCTTTCTTCCTCTCGGTAAAATCGTTTTCGGCGATATGCTCAAATGCCTTGAGCAAGAGGCAAAAGTTCAGTTTACGCAATTCCTCTTTTTCGCGATCCGATCCATTTCCACCCGATTCAATCAAAATCAAACTGCTTCCCCATTTTTGGATGTTATCGCCAAAAGCCCTGGGTTCGAAATCTTCAAACCAACGGCCCACACGATTCGGGATAATGGGCACAAGAAAATCGTTGAGCATACAAATCACCTGCATGGCCTGCGTACGGTTTGCGTTCCATTCCAATGCCTGATTAAAAGCCGTAGCCAGAAAAGCAATTGCCGTTTGATTGGGCCCATGGCCAGCCGCATAACGGATGTCGTGATCGTGTAAATTGAATGAAAAATCGGGCTTCAATGTTTCCTGAAGCAGCTTGAGCAAGCGACTTTCGGGACAAGCCAGTGCAAGTGCATCGCGATTCATATCGATTTGCTGAGCCGTGCGTCGGGTAAAACGCTCCGCTCCATCGGGATTCAGCATGGGCACAAAATGCAAAGTAAGCTTTTCCAAAATACTTTGAAGAGCCGTTTGGTTTTGTTCGAAAAAGCGAAAAAGATCAAACATCGCCAAAGTTGCCGTGGCTTCATCGCCATGCATTTGCGACCAAAGCAACACCTGAATAGGCCCTTGTCCTACTTTCACTTTGTATATTGGCCTCTTCTCGAAAGAGTGCCCAATGCATTCCTTTTCAAGGTTTAAGTCCGAAATGATGGTTTCAATTTCGGCGTGCTTAATCCTTCTGTGCGTCAACCTTTCCTCACGAAAAGCGGCATGCCATGCAAAAAGCTGTTCTTGATTCAAATCTTAAATCTTAATTGAGGCTCAAATTTACCACACCGTTTTGGGAAAGCGAAAATTCACGCACTTTACCCAAGCCCGAATACCGAACTTTATAGCCCTTGTTTTCTAAAAGTGGCAAAGCATCTCGCAAAGTCATGCCCATCACATCGGGCATTTTGTTGCCCGTATCGTCTACGGTTTCCCAATCTACCGCACTTGCATTGTGATGCACCGCACGCACCAAAACTACCCCTTCCGGAGCCTTTGGCAAGTGCAATACTTCCGCAATTTCATTGAAGTCATCCGCATGCCCTGCATGTTCCTGACGAGCAATCAAAGCCTGATTGCCCTTCGGATGTTGCACAGGATGGATTTTCACGTCGTACGCAAAGACCTTATCGGCAATATCACGAAAAACTGGAGCACAGACCTTTGAGGCATACATGCCCGTACCTTGGGGTTCGTCTATCACAATGGCACAAGAATATTTCGGATTGTCGGCCGGGAAATAACCAATAAAAGAGGTGTAAAATTTACCGCCCTTGTTGTAGCCTTCAGAACCCAGCTTTTGGGCCGTGCCGGTTTTGCCCGCCACTTTACAGAAGCCGCTTTTGATACTCTGCCCCGTACCGTTTTCTACTACCCCTTCCAACATTTTTTTTGCAGCCAAAATCACATCGCTGTCGACCATTCGGCTCTCCGCTTTGCGGTTGTTGTACGTGCGTACCACTTGATTGCCGTTCCGGATTTCCTTCACCAAATAGGGCTCAACCCAATAGCCGTCGTTGGCTACGGCATTGTAAAAAGCCAACATTTGCAAGGGACTGATTCTAGACTCATATCCTATGCTCATCCAAGGCAATGTAGTCTTGCTGTAGGAAGGATCTTTCGAGTTTTTGAAATACGGTTTCTTTTCGCCTTTCAATTGAAAGCCAATGGCTTC
Encoded proteins:
- a CDS encoding pyridoxal phosphate-dependent aminotransferase, which produces MSAVQQVADRIQALEPSATLAMSQKSRELREQGFDIINLSIGEPDFKTPKHICEEAKKAIDAGFHSYTPVPGIPELRKAIADKFKRENNIDWKPENIIVSTGAKHSLANALQVMVNPGDEVIIFAPYWVSYSEMVKLAEGKPVILEGSFENGFKVTAEQLENAITDKTKVVMFSSPSNPTGAVFSKAELTEIAKVIEKHENIFVLADEIYEYINFMEEGHFSIGSIPAIKDRVITVNGMAKGFAMTGWRIGYIGAAEWIVKGINKLQGQVTSGTNHIAQRASVVAWDDMTAAETMKRAYLVRRELVVKGLRDIPGFKVNVPDGAFYAFPEISSFFGKSDGETAINNSDDFSMFLLLKAHVATVAGSGFGAPNCIRISTAASDEALEEAIARIKAAVATLK
- a CDS encoding DsbA family oxidoreductase, whose amino-acid sequence is MKEKQKITIDVVSDVACPWCFVGKKNLEKAISANTDTDFQVNWHPFQLDPTLPESGQDRDEYMANKFGSVERFEMMTENLVEKGNGAGIQFDFGAMKTIPNTLKMHKLLHEASKAGFATELKEALFEAYFEKGLDMSNPETLVEIMTQFGWEKAQTESVLDNQEITYWVSQEMRNYQNMGVRAVPFFIINNKYGLSGAQPAEVFAQAFSQIEEESLQQKGEACDINDPNC
- a CDS encoding D-alanyl-D-alanine carboxypeptidase, encoding MKVDNHLSGYLFFEPSSGDTLLAHNANTYFTPASTTKIFTLFCSLQTIGDSIPALVYRENLDRIWFWGTGDPSLLRSDFPQSQKTIDFLKSKTHKELVFSSANFTHKTYGQGWMWDDFNDDYQTEISSFPLYGNLLHYTNGDVLPAIFADSLNFSPETGRTIHRSRWQNTFAVPQAAKTQNLPFICSPETQMAILGQVLNKKITQSQVTLADERQVIYSTPRDSVLQHMMYVSDNMLAEQLMLVNAGILTDTLDVQLGIAKILAGPLKDLPQKPRWVDGSGLSRYNLISPADLVYVLQKIEASEGQEKLNTYFASNGLQGTLKSFAADEKPFILGKSGSMSGVYNLAGFLKTDSGKTLIFAVMNNNFTQSVQAVRKDVERFLIEVKKQY
- a CDS encoding carboxypeptidase-like regulatory domain-containing protein — translated: MLNKLSAFILFLCLSHLAMAQKEWSVFGHVQKYKNGQPVEGVTVTNLRSGRVVVTNDEGDFYTRAAVGDSLKIDALGFATEKFYWTKALGDFITNLKESAISLDEIIVKDKRSQTLEKEIKAFLDNPENGATMKLGIKRNIVRPTAAGGLGGGAGISIDALYELWSKEGKNRRKVADLEYQDLKKFYTELRFNKNKVANITGLKDPELNQFMKFCKLSDDFILEATDYDLTYTILRKLKEFRSKTAFPSLN
- a CDS encoding M14 family zinc carboxypeptidase — translated: MNQEQLFAWHAAFREERLTHRRIKHAEIETIISDLNLEKECIGHSFEKRPIYKVKVGQGPIQVLLWSQMHGDEATATLAMFDLFRFFEQNQTALQSILEKLTLHFVPMLNPDGAERFTRRTAQQIDMNRDALALACPESRLLKLLQETLKPDFSFNLHDHDIRYAAGHGPNQTAIAFLATAFNQALEWNANRTQAMQVICMLNDFLVPIIPNRVGRWFEDFEPRAFGDNIQKWGSSLILIESGGNGSDREKEELRKLNFCLLLKAFEHIAENDFTERKKEEYERIPINHKCLFDLKIRDVEFAGNPVDIGINLYEANSPDGKAFTLESVVEEIGDLSTFYGIEEFDGTGLKVEPLNNFLEILTSDLWEDLSVYKLEFEKKANFALVKDKDLKYLVWNGQIIDAKNIVK